The following are from one region of the Thermococcus cleftensis genome:
- a CDS encoding 4Fe-4S dicluster domain-containing protein, with amino-acid sequence MSEIPAYLRNGYITPEELFSIIPRPSEERLRKRPVAIPECPQEIPCAPCREVCPTNAISMPTPNDLPIVDYDRCIGCSLCVQICPGLAFFMVHYVGDKARITMPHELLPLPKRGEEVILLNRVGEPVGRGKVITVVPREKSKGDTPIITVEVPIELAWEVRAIKVVRE; translated from the coding sequence GTGAGTGAAATCCCCGCCTACCTCAGAAACGGTTACATCACTCCCGAGGAGCTCTTCTCGATAATCCCGAGGCCGAGCGAGGAGAGGCTGAGGAAAAGACCGGTAGCGATTCCGGAATGCCCGCAGGAGATTCCGTGCGCCCCGTGCAGGGAGGTATGTCCGACCAACGCGATAAGCATGCCCACCCCGAACGATTTGCCGATTGTGGACTACGACAGGTGCATAGGATGCTCCCTCTGCGTCCAGATATGCCCGGGCCTGGCCTTCTTCATGGTGCACTACGTTGGCGACAAGGCAAGGATAACGATGCCCCACGAGCTTCTTCCGCTGCCCAAGCGGGGCGAGGAGGTAATACTGCTCAACAGGGTCGGCGAGCCGGTCGGAAGGGGGAAGGTGATCACGGTAGTTCCCAGGGAAAAGAGCAAGGGAGATACACCGATAATCACCGTTGAGGTGCCGATAGAGCTGGCCTGGGAGGTTAGGGCGATTAAGGTGGTGAGAGAATGA
- a CDS encoding (2Fe-2S)-binding protein, giving the protein MAGKKIVCRCNDVTVEEVEALIDSGITDIEELKRLLRIGMGPCQGRTCIPIVLGILARKTGKKQEDILLPKARVPTRPVRVEVIVGGADE; this is encoded by the coding sequence ATGGCCGGGAAGAAAATAGTCTGCCGCTGTAACGATGTCACCGTTGAGGAGGTCGAGGCGCTCATCGATTCTGGAATTACCGACATCGAGGAGCTCAAGAGGCTCCTCCGCATAGGAATGGGCCCCTGCCAGGGAAGGACGTGCATCCCGATAGTGCTTGGCATACTCGCGAGGAAGACCGGGAAGAAGCAGGAGGACATTCTGCTTCCAAAGGCGAGGGTCCCGACCAGGCCGGTCCGCGTAGAGGTCATAGTGGGTGGTGCCGATGAGTAA
- a CDS encoding NAD(P)/FAD-dependent oxidoreductase: MSKIAVIGGGIIGVATAYELAKLGEEVILLEKNYFGSGSTFRCATGIRAQFTDEANIRLMKHSVERWEKLEEELESDIVFRQTGYLFLATSEEEVEAFKANIKLQNKFGVPTRLIDMDEAKEIAPILNTEPFLAGAWNPKDGKANPFKTLFAYLFRAKGLGVDAREHTEVVGFEREGNAITTVKFRYNGRIERVRVDAVLNAANAWAPLINEMAGLKRNLVPITAYKHQLVKTEPLEPGQAEPLICPPSWNDAYIIQDGEDGGIICGAGIEHKARSLNDVEPTYDFLRGVLDYAVRIAPPLRYAHIVRQWAGFYAKTPDSNPAMGKLLDNFYIAAGFSGHGFMMAPAVAQAMAELISKGRSKVPLDWEWYDPYRFERGELRTSAFQIG; the protein is encoded by the coding sequence ATGAGTAAAATAGCCGTAATTGGCGGGGGGATAATAGGAGTTGCCACCGCCTACGAGCTGGCGAAGCTTGGGGAGGAGGTAATCCTCCTCGAGAAGAACTACTTCGGCTCGGGCTCCACCTTCCGCTGTGCAACGGGAATCAGGGCACAGTTCACGGACGAAGCGAACATCAGGCTCATGAAGCACTCCGTTGAGAGATGGGAAAAGCTTGAGGAGGAGCTGGAGAGCGACATAGTCTTCAGACAGACCGGCTACCTGTTCCTTGCCACGAGTGAGGAGGAGGTTGAGGCGTTTAAGGCGAACATAAAGCTCCAGAACAAATTCGGTGTCCCAACAAGGCTCATCGACATGGACGAAGCGAAAGAGATAGCCCCGATCCTCAACACCGAGCCCTTCCTCGCCGGGGCGTGGAACCCGAAGGACGGGAAGGCGAACCCCTTCAAGACGCTTTTTGCCTACCTCTTCCGGGCTAAGGGGCTCGGCGTTGATGCGCGCGAGCACACCGAGGTGGTTGGCTTTGAGCGCGAGGGGAACGCCATAACGACCGTGAAGTTCCGCTACAACGGGAGGATCGAGAGGGTTAGGGTAGATGCCGTCCTCAACGCGGCCAACGCCTGGGCGCCGCTCATCAACGAGATGGCTGGCTTAAAGCGGAACCTCGTTCCCATCACCGCCTACAAGCACCAGCTCGTCAAGACCGAACCCCTCGAGCCCGGACAGGCTGAACCGCTGATCTGTCCGCCGAGCTGGAACGACGCCTACATCATCCAGGACGGGGAGGACGGCGGGATAATCTGCGGCGCAGGAATAGAGCACAAGGCTAGGAGCTTAAACGACGTCGAGCCGACCTACGACTTCCTGCGCGGTGTTCTGGACTACGCGGTCAGGATAGCCCCGCCGCTCCGCTATGCACACATCGTCCGTCAGTGGGCGGGCTTCTACGCGAAAACGCCCGACAGCAACCCTGCGATGGGTAAACTCCTTGATAACTTCTATATCGCGGCTGGTTTCAGCGGGCACGGCTTCATGATGGCCCCGGCGGTTGCTCAGGCGATGGCCGAGCTGATTTCAAAGGGCCGCTCCAAGGTCCCGCTAGACTGGGAGTGGTACGACCCCTACCGCTTCGAGCGCGGTGAGCTGAGGACTTCAGCCTTCCAGATAGGGTGA
- a CDS encoding PIN domain-containing protein: MDSSVLLNVIFETELTERAVKLISLAEYPVISETVIDECVYVTLRRKASRKGVRSIYDLKRFLKREEGKALIRESNEDVLSVVASYGMEVVKDPDVFLALSLAERYGLLLHDAKILGSMVENGIRKLVTLDRDFEGIPLIEVIKENKNGE, translated from the coding sequence GTGGATAGCAGTGTCCTCCTGAACGTAATCTTTGAAACCGAACTCACCGAACGGGCCGTTAAGTTGATTTCTCTCGCGGAGTATCCTGTGATTTCTGAGACGGTAATCGATGAATGCGTTTACGTCACCCTCAGGAGGAAAGCATCTCGAAAAGGAGTGCGCAGCATATACGACCTGAAGCGATTCCTCAAAAGAGAAGAGGGGAAAGCTCTAATCCGAGAATCCAACGAGGATGTTCTCTCCGTCGTGGCGAGTTACGGGATGGAGGTTGTGAAAGACCCCGATGTGTTTCTTGCGTTGAGTCTTGCGGAGAGATACGGCCTGCTGCTTCACGATGCAAAGATACTCGGCTCAATGGTCGAGAACGGAATTCGAAAGCTCGTCACCCTGGACAGAGACTTCGAGGGAATCCCTTTGATTGAGGTCATAAAGGAAAACAAAAACGGAGAGTAG
- the pyrH gene encoding UMP kinase, whose product MRIVFDIGGSVLVPDDPDVDFIKAIAYELIKISEDHEVAVVVGGGKVARKYIKAAKTFTPNETFKDYIGIHITRANAMLLIAALGEKAYPFVIQDFRKAWEVIQLKKIPIMGGTHPGHTTDAVSALLAEYLQADLLVVVTNVDGVYDSDPRKNPNAKKLDRITVDQLVEIAMQAESKAGGSGVVDALAAKFIQRGKIRTYIVGKSDAYHLFDVVRGKHSGTVVEP is encoded by the coding sequence ATGAGGATAGTCTTCGATATAGGCGGTTCGGTTCTTGTCCCCGACGACCCGGACGTTGATTTTATTAAGGCCATCGCATACGAGCTCATCAAGATAAGCGAGGACCACGAGGTTGCGGTGGTAGTCGGCGGAGGAAAGGTTGCCAGGAAGTACATCAAAGCGGCGAAGACCTTCACGCCCAACGAGACCTTCAAGGACTACATCGGAATTCACATCACCCGCGCCAATGCAATGCTTCTCATCGCTGCCCTCGGCGAGAAGGCCTATCCCTTCGTCATTCAGGACTTCAGGAAGGCCTGGGAGGTCATACAGCTCAAGAAGATACCAATAATGGGAGGAACTCACCCCGGCCACACGACCGATGCGGTTTCGGCTCTTCTCGCCGAGTACCTCCAGGCCGACCTTCTCGTCGTGGTGACAAACGTTGACGGCGTCTACGATTCTGATCCGAGAAAGAACCCCAACGCGAAGAAGCTCGACAGGATAACCGTCGACCAGCTCGTCGAGATCGCCATGCAAGCCGAGAGCAAAGCGGGGGGAAGCGGGGTCGTTGATGCTTTAGCGGCGAAGTTCATCCAGCGCGGGAAGATTAGAACCTACATAGTCGGGAAGAGCGACGCCTATCACCTCTTTGACGTGGTGAGGGGGAAGCACAGCGGGACGGTAGTGGAGCCGTGA
- a CDS encoding NAD(P)/FAD-dependent oxidoreductase, translating to MKIVVVGSGTAGSNFALFMRKLDRKAEIIVIGKEETMQYSPCALPHVISGTIEKPEDVVVFPNEFYEKQKIQLMLNTEVRAIDRERKAVITDKDEIPYDKLVLAVGSKAFVPPIKGVENEGVFTLKSLDDVRRIKAYIAERKPRKAVVIGAGLIGLEGAEAFAKLGMEVLVVELMDRLLPTMLDKDTAKLVQAEMEKHNITFRFKEGVSEIIGSPVRAVRIGDEEVPADLVLVATGVRANTDLAKAAGLEVNRGIVVNEHLQTSDPDIYAIGDCAEVIDAVTGARTLSQLGTSAVRMAKVAAEHIAGKDVAFRPTFNTAITELFGLEIGTFGITEERAKREGIEIAVGKFKGSTKPEYYPGGKPITVKVIFRKSDRKLIGAQIVGGERVWGRIMTLSALAQKGATVEDVVYLETAYAPPISPTIDPISVAAEMALRRFR from the coding sequence ATGAAAATCGTGGTCGTCGGTTCTGGCACAGCCGGAAGCAACTTCGCCCTCTTCATGAGGAAGCTCGACAGAAAGGCCGAGATCATCGTCATCGGAAAGGAGGAGACAATGCAGTACTCCCCCTGCGCCCTGCCGCACGTCATCAGCGGCACGATAGAGAAGCCCGAGGACGTTGTCGTCTTCCCCAACGAGTTCTACGAAAAGCAGAAGATCCAGCTTATGCTCAACACCGAGGTCAGGGCAATAGACCGCGAGAGGAAGGCTGTAATCACCGACAAGGACGAAATCCCCTACGACAAGCTTGTCCTGGCGGTTGGCTCTAAGGCCTTTGTTCCACCCATCAAGGGCGTGGAGAACGAGGGAGTGTTCACCCTCAAGAGCCTCGACGACGTGAGGAGGATAAAGGCCTACATAGCCGAGAGGAAGCCGAGAAAGGCCGTCGTCATCGGTGCAGGGCTTATAGGCCTCGAAGGCGCGGAGGCCTTCGCGAAGCTCGGCATGGAGGTTCTGGTTGTAGAGCTCATGGACAGGCTTCTGCCCACGATGCTGGACAAGGATACCGCCAAGCTCGTCCAGGCCGAGATGGAGAAACACAACATAACTTTCCGCTTCAAAGAGGGAGTTAGCGAGATAATCGGAAGCCCGGTCAGAGCTGTAAGAATCGGCGACGAGGAAGTCCCGGCCGACCTCGTGCTCGTTGCCACCGGTGTGAGGGCCAACACCGACCTGGCGAAGGCGGCAGGGCTTGAGGTGAACCGCGGAATAGTCGTCAATGAGCACCTCCAGACGAGCGATCCTGATATTTACGCAATAGGCGACTGCGCGGAGGTCATTGATGCCGTTACCGGGGCAAGGACGCTCAGCCAGCTCGGGACGAGCGCGGTGAGAATGGCGAAGGTCGCGGCGGAGCACATAGCCGGAAAGGACGTCGCCTTCAGGCCGACCTTCAACACCGCAATAACCGAGCTCTTCGGCCTCGAGATAGGTACCTTCGGAATAACCGAAGAGAGGGCCAAGAGAGAGGGCATTGAAATAGCAGTCGGCAAGTTCAAGGGAAGCACAAAACCCGAGTACTACCCCGGCGGCAAGCCGATAACGGTTAAAGTAATCTTCAGGAAGTCCGACAGGAAGCTAATCGGCGCGCAGATAGTCGGCGGCGAGCGCGTCTGGGGCAGGATAATGACGCTCTCGGCTTTGGCGCAGAAGGGGGCGACCGTTGAGGACGTCGTTTACCTTGAGACCGCCTACGCCCCGCCGATAAGCCCGACCATTGACCCGATAAGCGTTGCGGCCGAGATGGCCCTCAGGAGGTTCCGCTGA
- a CDS encoding prenyltransferase — protein MELRALLSLLRPKFALPSLVPGLVAFTIARYHYGVFFTADFLIAMLVVFLVTSAGLVINEYHDYELDLLANRTELPLVSGKVSLRVAKLLGYGLLIPALALSALISLKALVITLIASFLAIAYSAPPMRFKARPLVDSLTNGLTYGPVTMGLIFESLGLPVRWAVVYSLPFFVLLSAGHMILAIPTIDEDLALGARTSASWLGRERGIKVGMLLFALSSIMVVVYCLLGYYPLPSVLSLPFMAYSVLQLWHWLDGAERQEVFRKMEAAFLMGALVFLLPFFL, from the coding sequence GTGGAGCTCCGGGCTCTACTTTCCCTTCTTCGTCCCAAGTTCGCCCTTCCCTCCCTCGTTCCGGGGTTAGTTGCCTTCACCATCGCGCGCTACCACTACGGCGTTTTCTTCACGGCGGATTTTCTCATAGCGATGCTCGTGGTCTTTCTCGTCACGTCGGCGGGCCTGGTCATCAACGAGTACCACGACTACGAGCTGGATTTGCTGGCCAACAGAACCGAGCTCCCCCTCGTGAGCGGAAAGGTGAGCCTGAGGGTCGCTAAACTCCTCGGCTACGGCCTCCTCATTCCGGCGCTTGCCCTTTCCGCGCTGATATCCCTCAAAGCCCTTGTCATAACGCTCATCGCCTCTTTCCTCGCCATAGCGTACTCCGCTCCTCCGATGCGCTTCAAGGCGAGGCCCCTCGTCGATTCGCTGACCAACGGCCTGACCTACGGCCCCGTCACGATGGGGCTCATCTTCGAGTCCCTCGGCCTTCCGGTGAGATGGGCGGTCGTTTACTCCCTCCCCTTCTTCGTTCTCCTCTCGGCAGGCCACATGATACTCGCGATACCGACCATAGATGAGGACCTCGCCCTGGGGGCAAGAACGTCCGCCTCGTGGCTCGGGCGGGAGAGGGGAATAAAGGTTGGGATGCTTCTCTTTGCCCTCTCCTCCATCATGGTCGTCGTCTACTGCCTCCTCGGCTATTACCCGCTTCCCTCTGTCCTTTCGCTCCCTTTTATGGCATATTCTGTCCTTCAACTATGGCACTGGCTCGACGGTGCTGAAAGGCAGGAAGTGTTCCGGAAGATGGAGGCGGCCTTTCTCATGGGGGCGCTGGTTTTTCTCCTCCCCTTCTTCCTCTGA
- a CDS encoding endonuclease/exonuclease/phosphatase family protein — protein sequence MSVNGRDKILLGLGAGVLLASSLRIFIAGAYSSLEKTFFYGVNLPSGLGILLLLLAAFLVGRLSRKAGAVIMAAYAIALLATDATEYTHLIAAFALPVALALVKELDVKYLAIGLVADLSLRVLATGGEPADFPYTRVILAVLLFLGSYALWKEPGTLKKPGFGLYAFAALLELGLIYPNAVMRYSGMTVYYLPEFIGFSLFVALAILLGPYLARKPSLAMALLVLGSATLFLKPLSLIGLPLALAASIALVENAKGSRGGVIGAFYLFLVSTLAIGAYVGRDIGLAFMEDRLEILILVASVIYALSAYGKDREVGLPSAREIAGPLAGLIVASLITLALFNAGPTYGEAKKDVLIWTYNVHQGFGPYDGTFNGYELVNLLAGQRPDVWLAQEVVGGMIANGYQDVPLFISARLGYAYEYKPAVEGSYGIAVFSHWHMRTEGELNLESVGQARPAQKVFIEELGLTLVNVHMGLSEEERAMQAEELLKFAESKPVAQVIGGDTNAEPDEEAIAILTRDYRDAFPERPPYTFLWERNGVRDEENIDYILLKKDWPARVKDYGCLCDVEVSDHRPVWAVIELP from the coding sequence ATGAGCGTGAACGGAAGGGATAAAATACTGCTCGGTCTTGGGGCCGGAGTGTTGCTGGCGTCGTCACTTAGAATCTTCATTGCGGGAGCGTATTCCAGCCTGGAAAAGACGTTCTTCTACGGGGTGAACCTCCCCTCCGGACTGGGGATTCTCCTGCTCCTGCTTGCGGCATTTCTCGTCGGGCGGCTTAGCAGAAAGGCCGGGGCGGTCATAATGGCCGCCTACGCCATCGCACTCCTCGCCACTGATGCGACGGAATACACGCACCTGATAGCGGCCTTTGCCCTTCCAGTGGCTCTGGCCCTCGTCAAGGAGCTTGACGTGAAGTACCTGGCGATCGGCCTCGTTGCCGACCTGAGCCTCCGCGTTCTGGCCACCGGCGGGGAACCGGCTGATTTCCCCTACACGAGGGTAATCCTGGCCGTCCTTCTGTTCCTCGGCTCATACGCTCTCTGGAAGGAACCGGGAACCCTCAAGAAGCCCGGCTTTGGGCTGTACGCCTTCGCGGCTCTGCTCGAGCTCGGCCTCATCTACCCCAACGCCGTGATGCGCTACTCCGGAATGACTGTCTATTACCTGCCCGAGTTCATCGGCTTCTCCCTGTTCGTGGCCCTGGCGATTCTTCTCGGCCCGTACCTTGCCAGAAAGCCCTCCCTCGCGATGGCCCTACTCGTCCTAGGCTCGGCCACGCTCTTCCTCAAGCCACTCTCGCTCATCGGTCTCCCCTTAGCTCTCGCGGCTTCAATAGCGCTGGTCGAGAACGCCAAGGGCAGCAGGGGAGGCGTCATAGGTGCGTTCTACCTCTTCCTCGTCTCAACGCTCGCCATAGGTGCCTACGTGGGCAGGGACATAGGGCTGGCCTTCATGGAGGACAGGCTTGAGATTTTGATTCTGGTCGCTTCAGTAATCTACGCCCTCAGCGCCTACGGGAAGGACCGCGAAGTTGGACTCCCAAGCGCGAGGGAAATTGCCGGACCGCTGGCCGGCCTCATCGTCGCTTCCCTGATAACCCTGGCACTCTTCAACGCGGGGCCAACCTACGGCGAAGCGAAAAAGGACGTCCTCATCTGGACCTACAACGTCCACCAGGGCTTCGGGCCCTACGACGGCACCTTCAACGGCTACGAGCTCGTGAACCTTTTAGCCGGGCAGAGGCCGGACGTGTGGCTGGCCCAGGAGGTTGTTGGCGGAATGATAGCCAACGGCTACCAGGACGTGCCCCTTTTCATCTCCGCCCGCCTCGGCTACGCCTACGAGTACAAGCCGGCAGTGGAGGGAAGCTACGGGATAGCGGTCTTCTCCCACTGGCACATGAGAACCGAGGGTGAGCTCAACCTAGAGAGCGTCGGCCAGGCGAGACCGGCACAGAAGGTCTTCATCGAGGAACTCGGCCTCACCCTAGTGAACGTCCACATGGGGCTGAGCGAGGAGGAGAGGGCGATGCAGGCCGAGGAGCTGCTCAAGTTTGCGGAGAGCAAACCGGTGGCCCAGGTAATAGGGGGCGACACCAACGCGGAGCCTGACGAGGAGGCAATAGCAATACTCACGCGCGACTACCGCGACGCCTTCCCCGAGAGGCCCCCGTACACCTTCCTCTGGGAGCGCAACGGTGTCAGGGACGAGGAGAACATAGACTACATTCTACTCAAGAAGGACTGGCCGGCCCGGGTTAAGGACTACGGCTGCCTCTGCGACGTCGAGGTTTCAGACCACAGACCGGTGTGGGCGGTCATCGAGCTTCCGTGA
- a CDS encoding RNA 2'-phosphotransferase, with translation MPSRVRVSKLMAYILRHSPEEFGLKPDSRGFVPLKDLVSALRSVYPDVTEEFVREIVARDAKGRYEIRGDKIRARYGHSFPVSLNHEEDREARILYHGTPRRNLTRILKEGLKPMKRQFVHLTTSKSEAVETGRRHGRDVVLLVIDADCLRKRGLRIYRAGKNVRIVERVPPECITLAV, from the coding sequence ATGCCGTCGAGGGTCAGGGTGAGCAAGCTGATGGCCTACATTCTGCGCCATTCCCCAGAGGAGTTCGGGCTGAAGCCTGACTCCAGGGGCTTTGTGCCCCTCAAAGACCTAGTGAGTGCCCTGCGGAGCGTTTATCCCGATGTCACCGAGGAGTTCGTTAGGGAGATAGTCGCCCGCGATGCGAAGGGCCGCTACGAGATTAGAGGAGACAAAATCCGCGCCCGCTACGGCCACAGCTTTCCGGTCTCTCTAAACCACGAAGAAGATAGGGAGGCCAGAATTCTCTACCACGGAACGCCGAGGAGGAACCTCACGCGAATTCTGAAAGAAGGACTCAAACCGATGAAGCGGCAGTTCGTTCACCTAACGACGAGCAAAAGCGAGGCGGTCGAAACGGGCAGGAGGCACGGGAGGGACGTGGTTCTTCTCGTCATAGACGCCGACTGTCTGAGGAAGAGGGGCCTGAGGATCTACAGAGCCGGAAAGAACGTCAGGATAGTCGAGCGCGTTCCTCCGGAGTGCATCACCCTGGCAGTCTGA
- a CDS encoding MFS transporter gives MKRERAILQGRREKAGKLRRLKVKRKNVLLLAVSMFLANVSFGMAFPYLSVYMRLIGGTMLMVGLLSVAFNLTSTAFQYPFGYLSDSTRNRKGFIALGLFSTGFFYALMALVSTPLALLALRTAQGALGSAMMPAKSALIAELSTRIGSAYGLFSTVENAGYMSGNFLGGFLVKRIGIRGIFVLSGVLLAVSAVIALAMRERPRPKRAPRLLLIPQEGRESDRATVGKKALGRLMRGHLGTFYLSVLLMMIASGQVYSVVPVYFGETFGEEWVGLLFGIDSLAAALSGYYIGRLIDRYGAKRFYLLSIAGYGIAFLGYAFAESIYLMLPVAFLSGVKWSMTLNSASTYVAERVRVSERGQGMGLLNAMMSLGWVLGPLLGGYLSGISFTLNFVSTLIPLGLAFVLAIRLPG, from the coding sequence ATGAAGAGGGAAAGGGCTATCCTCCAGGGGCGCAGGGAGAAGGCAGGAAAGCTCAGGCGGCTAAAGGTGAAGAGAAAGAACGTCCTCCTCCTAGCGGTCTCCATGTTCCTCGCCAACGTCTCCTTCGGAATGGCCTTCCCGTACCTGAGCGTCTACATGCGCCTCATCGGCGGAACGATGCTCATGGTAGGCCTCCTCAGCGTGGCATTCAACCTGACCTCCACGGCCTTCCAGTACCCCTTCGGCTACCTCTCCGACTCCACCAGAAACAGGAAAGGCTTCATAGCCCTCGGTCTCTTCTCCACGGGCTTCTTCTACGCCCTGATGGCCCTGGTATCGACTCCCCTGGCCCTACTCGCCCTGAGAACGGCTCAAGGAGCGCTCGGCTCGGCAATGATGCCTGCCAAGTCGGCCCTCATAGCGGAGCTTTCCACGAGGATAGGCTCGGCCTACGGCCTCTTCTCAACCGTTGAGAACGCCGGCTATATGTCCGGGAACTTCCTCGGCGGCTTCCTTGTAAAGAGAATCGGAATAAGGGGGATATTCGTGCTTTCCGGCGTTCTGCTGGCGGTTTCCGCGGTTATAGCCCTGGCTATGCGCGAGAGACCACGGCCGAAAAGGGCGCCGAGGCTTCTCCTGATCCCCCAGGAAGGGCGGGAGAGCGATAGGGCGACCGTCGGAAAGAAAGCCCTGGGAAGGCTGATGAGGGGCCACCTCGGAACCTTCTACCTCAGCGTCCTGCTGATGATGATAGCCAGCGGCCAGGTTTACTCCGTAGTCCCGGTTTACTTCGGCGAGACCTTCGGCGAGGAGTGGGTCGGTCTGCTCTTCGGCATCGATTCCCTCGCGGCCGCCCTGAGCGGCTACTACATCGGGAGGCTCATCGACAGGTACGGGGCCAAAAGGTTCTACCTCCTCTCCATAGCCGGCTACGGTATCGCTTTCCTCGGTTACGCCTTCGCGGAAAGCATCTACCTAATGCTCCCCGTTGCCTTCCTCTCGGGTGTGAAGTGGTCCATGACGCTGAATTCGGCCTCCACTTACGTCGCCGAGCGGGTGAGGGTGAGCGAACGCGGCCAGGGGATGGGCCTGCTGAACGCGATGATGAGCCTCGGCTGGGTCCTCGGCCCTCTCCTCGGGGGTTACCTATCGGGGATAAGCTTCACCCTGAACTTCGTGAGCACGCTGATTCCCCTAGGGCTGGCCTTCGTTTTAGCCATCAGACTGCCAGGGTGA
- a CDS encoding galactokinase, producing the protein MYRVDSPGRVNLIGDHTDYALGYVMPVAINLYTVLHAQKDEKARVYSQIFREVKEFDLEDIKKANDWADYVRGIFWVLRVEGYKVGGMRGILGGDLPIGSGLGSSASIEIAVLAFLNGAYGLDLLPIEMALLAQKAENDFVGVPCGILDQFAVVHGKKEHVIFLDTDTLRHEYIRFPGDVQILVFYTGVKRELSSSAYAERRKVAEETLRLLGKRTSKEVEERELRNLPSLYRRFFGYIVRENRRVLEARDALKSGDLQRFGELMTASHWDLARNYDVSSEELDFFVRKAVEFGAYGAKLTGAGFGGSAVAIVPEELVLDVAMRITDEYVRHFNWEPDYHLVSPSDGVRVRRV; encoded by the coding sequence ATGTACCGCGTTGATTCTCCCGGCAGGGTGAACCTGATAGGGGACCACACCGACTACGCCCTCGGATACGTCATGCCCGTGGCAATAAACCTCTACACCGTTCTCCACGCCCAAAAGGACGAAAAAGCCAGGGTTTACTCCCAGATTTTCCGGGAGGTGAAGGAGTTCGACCTAGAGGACATCAAAAAGGCCAACGATTGGGCTGACTACGTTAGGGGGATCTTCTGGGTTCTGAGGGTGGAGGGGTACAAAGTTGGCGGAATGAGGGGAATCCTTGGGGGCGATCTACCGATCGGTTCGGGCCTGGGTTCCTCGGCGAGCATAGAGATTGCTGTTTTGGCTTTCCTCAACGGGGCCTACGGGCTGGACCTCCTCCCAATAGAGATGGCCCTTCTCGCCCAGAAGGCGGAGAACGACTTTGTCGGAGTCCCCTGCGGGATACTCGACCAGTTCGCGGTCGTCCACGGAAAGAAAGAGCACGTCATATTCCTCGACACGGACACGCTGAGGCACGAGTACATCAGGTTCCCCGGCGACGTTCAGATTCTCGTGTTCTACACAGGGGTTAAACGGGAGCTGTCCTCCTCCGCCTACGCAGAGAGGAGGAAGGTCGCCGAGGAGACGCTCAGGCTCCTTGGAAAGAGAACCTCCAAGGAGGTCGAGGAGCGGGAGCTCAGGAACCTCCCCTCCCTTTACCGGCGATTCTTCGGGTACATCGTCAGGGAGAACCGGCGCGTCCTTGAGGCCAGGGACGCCCTGAAGAGCGGCGACCTCCAGAGATTCGGCGAGCTGATGACTGCCTCGCACTGGGACCTGGCGAGGAACTACGACGTCTCGAGCGAGGAGCTGGACTTCTTTGTAAGGAAGGCGGTCGAATTCGGTGCCTACGGGGCCAAGCTGACCGGCGCCGGCTTCGGCGGCTCGGCGGTGGCCATAGTTCCGGAGGAGCTGGTACTGGACGTGGCCATGAGGATCACCGATGAATACGTCAGGCACTTCAACTGGGAGCCTGACTACCACCTCGTCAGCCCGAGCGATGGAGTGCGCGTGAGGAGGGTCTGA